Genomic DNA from Leptospira venezuelensis:
ATTATTTATAAAGATATTACAAAAGAAGAAGAGAATCGCATTCGTAAGGAAGAAGAGAAGAAAGTCCAGGAAAACCCTCAAGTAGTTGAGGAGCCAATTCAAATTATCCCCCCTCCAACGTCTACGGAACCGGGCAGAAATAGATGGAGTGCAGTATGGCGTTCTGCAATTCTACCTGGCTGGGGACAATGGTATACTGACAATAAACTAGAGGCAAAGATCACAGGCGGGGCATTTTTAGCTAGTTTAGCTTATGCAGGATATTCCAGATCCGAAGCAGAATCTGCAAAAAGCAAATATGATGATGCAGTTTCCAAGAGTAGTACTACAGGCTCATTTATTTATGGAGGAGGTATTGCAAACTTCTACCTTCTCACCGTAGTCCCTGGAGCAAGAGCAGATTACGAAACTTCCGTTCATGCATATAACACAGCTGTGTACGTATTGGGTGGAGTGTATCTGGCTCAATTGGTTCGGACTTATTTTCTGGGAAAAGCTTGGGAGCAGGGGAATTCTGCTAATCCAGTTACCTGGACAGTTGTTCCTAAACCTGATTGGTCTGCTACAAGAGTAGGCTGGGGCGCGGAAGCAAGTTTTAGCCTCGGTTTCTAGGAATTTTGTTCGTATTTCCTTGACCCCTTAGGCCGGTACGCGAAATTGGCCAATACAGGACATACCCATGCCAATCGTATCTAAACCGCATAGAACTCCTTCCTTAAAAAAGGAACAAGCTAATAAAGCTTGGTACGTAGTCGACGCTGAAGGCAAAACCTTAGGTCGTCTCGCTTCGGAGATCGCAACTAGACTCCGCGGTAAACATAAACCTACTTTTACTCCTAACGTTGATTGTGGAGATAATATTATTGTTATCAATGCTGCTAAGGTAGCTGTGACTGGAAATAAAGAGACTCAAAAAGAATATTTCCATCACTCTCGTTATCCGGGTGGTATGACAGCTACTACTCTTCAAAACATGAGAGTAAAACAACCTGAAAAAATCCTGTATGAAGCAGTAAAAGGTATGCTTCCTAAAAGCAAACTCGGTGCTGAAATGTTAACTCATTTCAGAATTTTCCCAGGAACCGAGCATAATCTCGGCGCTCAAAAGCCGATCAAACTGGAACTCTAGGAGATATTAGAATATGGCAAGCGCCAAGGAAATCTGGGCAGTAGGTCGTCGTAAAAACGCAATCGCCCGCGTAAAATTAAAAGAAGGTTCCGGTAAGATTGTAATCAATGATAGAGATTACAAAGATTATCTGCAAAACAGCCGCTCTAATATCAAAGAAGCTATTACCGCTTTAACTCTGATGAACGTTGCTGAAAAGTTCGATCTTAAAGTAAATGTTTCCGGAGGAGGGATCATCGGACAAGTCGGAGCGATCCGTCATGCGCTTGCAAGAGTGATCTGCCGTTATAATCCCGAGTTCAGAGCTACTGTTAAAAAAGAAGGCCTTCTGACTCGTGACCCACGTATGGTGGAACGTAAAAAATACGGTCTACATAAAGCACGTAGAGGAACTCAGTTCTCTAAACGTTAATCTACGCTTTTTAGATCTATTTTTGGGAATGCCTGAAGTTCTTGCCAGCAAGACCTCGGGCATTTTCTGTTTTTAGGGGTATCATGAATTTTAAAAAAGTTTCCGAAGTCCGCAAAATCTTTTTGGATTATTTTAAGGAGAAGGGCCACACTGTAGTTCCTTCGTCTTCTCTTTTGCCTGCAGGAGATCCTACACTTCTATTCACTACTGCAGGAATGGTGCAGTTCAAACCATTATTTACCGGTGCAGTAGAACTTCCTTACACAAGAGCGACTTCTGCTCAAAAATGTTTAAGAACTACAGATCTCGAAAATGTAGGTAAAACGGAAAGACATTGTACATTTTTCGAAATGCTTGGAAACTTCAGCTTTGGAGATTATTTTAAAGAAGAAGCTATCGAATACGCGTTAGATTGTTCTGTAAATCATCTTGGATTCCCTAAGGAAAAGATCTGGATCACAGTATTCGAAAATGATGATGAAGCAGAGAAGATCTGGATTTCCAAAGGTATTCCAAAAGAAAGGATCACTCGTTTAGGCAAAAAAGATAATTTCTGGGGACCTGCAGGAGACAGCGGTGCTTGCGGACCTTGCTCTGAGTTATACTTAGATAGGGGACCTGAAAAAGCTCTCCCTGATTGTGGAGTTAAATACGAGTGTAAGCCAGGCTGCGATTGCGATCGTTTTTTAGAATTTTGGAATATAGTATTCAACCAATTCAACCAAGACACCGAAGGAAATCTTCATCCACTCAAACAAACAGGTATTGATACAGGTTCCGGATTAGAAAGAGTAGCTTTACTTTTGCAAGGCGTCGATTCCGTTTATGATACGGATGAACTTCGCGGAATCATCACAGAAGTAGAAAAAATCTCAGGAAAAACTTATAACGAATCTACAAAAGTCCCATTCAGAGTAATCACTGACCATATTCGTTCTGTATTATTCACAGTATCCGACGGGATCTATCCGGATAGAACCGGAAGAGGATACGTTATTCGTCGCTTAATCCGTAGAGCGGTATTATTCGCTAGAAAACTGGATCTAAGAGAACCATTCTTATACAAACTTGCAAAATCAGTATGTAATATTTATAAGGAAAGATATCCTGATCTGGAAAAACATATCTCCTCTGTAGAAAGAACACTTCTGGCAGAAGAAGAATTATTCCTCAAAACATTAGAGATTGGTTTGGAAAAGATAGAAGCTCTTGTTTCCAAAACCAAGTCCGAAGGTTCCAATACATTCTCCGGAAAAGATAGCTTCTTACTTTATGGAACTTATGGTTTCCCGGCAGAGATGACGGAAGAGATCGTAGCAGAGCATGGACTTTCTTTCGACAAAAAAGGTTTCGAAGAAGAATTAGAGAAGGATAGACAATCTTCTCGTGAAACTTGGAAAGCAAACAAGGTTTCCCTATTCACAGGAATAAAAACTGATAAGACCCAATTTTTGGGTTATGATGTTTTAGAAGCGGAGTCAGATCTTAAATTTATATTTTCAGATAATAAACAAGCCAACGCACTCAAAGAAGGTGAGTCAGGTGCATTGGTATTTTCTTCCAGTCCATTTTATCCGGAAGGTGGAGGACAGGTAGGAGATCTAGGATTTATCCGAAAAGGACAATCTGTCTTTAAGGTTTTGGATACCCAAAAAGAGAACGATATCATTCTTCATATTGGAACTGTTCTCTCCGGAAGTTTTTCGGTTGGAGACAAGGCCAAATTAGAAGTAGAGAAGGAAAGAAGAGAAAGACTCAAATTCCATCACTCGGGAACTCACTTATTAAACGGAGCACTTCGTTCGTTGCTTGGAAATCATGTTCTCCAAAAAGGATCTATCGTTTCTCCCGAATATCTTCGTTTTGATTTCTCTCATCCGAGCCCTTTAAGTGTAGAAGAAATCCGTAATATAGAATCCTGGGTGAACGAAAGTATCGGTCGCCATATTCCTGTAGATACTAAAGTTTTACCTATTGAAGAAGCCAAGAAAACAGGAGCCGTTGCAGCCTTCGACGAAAAATACGGAGATAGCGTAAGAGTTCTTCAGATGGGAGATCGTTCCTTGGAGTTCTGCGGCGGAACCCACGTAGGAAATACGGGAGATATCGGATACTTCTTCATAAAAAAAGAATCTAGCCCTGGCGCCGGAAACAGAAGGATAGAAGCAGTTGCGGGCCCGCTGGTTGTGGAAACCTTTCAAAACAGATTTGCAGAGTTAACCGAGTCAGTCCAAAATCTAAATCTTAAGATCAAAGAAGAGTTGGGGGCAGAAGGGACTGCTCTTTCTATAAAAACTATTATCCCTGGACCGGATGAGATCAGATCTTCATTCGAATCCAAAGGAGCAGATGCAGTAGTTTCTCTTAGAGATCTTTCCGAAGAACTGTCCCTAGAATTGGAAGAAACACAATCCAAGTTCCTGAAAGAAAAGAAAAATAAAGAATCAAAAGATTTTGAGAATAATCCGGAAGTGATCGCGCAAGTATTCGAAAATTCGAAAATGATTGGTTCTGTTAAAATTGTTTCTGCGATCTTTGAGTCCAAGGATGCAAAAGCATTAAAAGGACTTTCTGATAATATCAAAGTCAGAGAAAAGGAAATAGTCGCCATTCTTGCCAGCAAAAATACAGAAGATGCAAGTATAGTAATCACTTGCTCTTCTTCTTTGGTTGGAAAGATCCATTGTGGAGAACTCGTAAAAACTGCCTGTGAAATTTTAGGTGGAAAAGGCGGAGGAAAACCTGATATGGCTCAAGGCGGAGGAAAAGAAGTTTCCAAAGTAGAAGAAGCAGTCAGGTCTGCATTAGAAAAGGCTAGTTCCAGCTTGAACGGGGGAAAATAATATGAGCGATCCATCATTCGATGTTGTTTCAGAAATAGATAGACCTGAATTACAAAATGCGGTTACCCAAGCAATCGCAGAGATTAAAAACAGATTCGACTTTAAAGGTTCCAAGTCTGAGATCAAACTGGAAGAGGAAAATCTGACTCTTATATCTGACAACGAAGCTAAGTTAGAAAGTGTTATCGATGTTCTAATTAATAAGATGGCTAAAAGAGGACTTGGACTTAAGTCATTTGATTTTAAATCCAAATTGGAACCTGCTACAGGCAATACTGTTCGGATGAAAGTGAAAATTCGTAATGGTCTTGAAAAAGAACAGACTAAAGAAATTACTAAGATCGTAAAGGATTCTAAACTAAAAGTAATTCCTACCATTATGGGAAATTGTGTTAGGATTCAGGGAAAGAAGAAGGATGATCTTCAGGAGATCATGAAACTCTTAAAATCTGCGGATCTTCCTTTTGATGTTCAATTCCAAAATTTTAAGGGTTAATCAAAACCTTTCCGAAAGATAAGGGTCTAATTTAGGTATGAAACGTTTTACATTTCTCGCAATTATTTCTATTTTTCTGATCTCAGGACTCTCTGCAGAGGAGGAAAATCCGATCAAGTTCAAGATCGAAAAATCGTCTCCTTCTGGTTATGTTTTGAAAGTTGTTTACCCTGAAAATTTCGGGGTCCAAAAAGAAGCTCCGCATCGTATCCTACTCAATCCTGGATCCGGATTAAAAGTGGTTTCCGCGGATCTAAAACTGAAAGGTAAAACTTCATCCCGCAAAAAAGAATATTTCGAATCAGTTGAGCCTATGCAGTTAAAACTGGAAGGGAAGGGTGAACTGGAAATTCACGCGAAAATTTTTTACTGCGATTATAACAGGAATATTTGTATTCCGGGAAAGATATTACAAAAAGAGACAATCCAATAATTAAATAGAATATGTTTGGAAAGAAAAAGCGGCAATATAGCCGCTTTTTTTATTGGAATTTGATTGTAGAAGTTCCTAGATCGTCGCGATTTAAATTACTTCTTAATTTCTATTTTTAGATCTGGTTGAGATACATGGAAGAGATAGTATGTCTTTCCATTAATTGGTTTGGAAACTTTTACGAACTTCCCTTTTGAATCCACTAACTCTTTCAGGAATTTGCGGTCTGTCGGACGAAATGAATCTCCCTTCTCCGCTATAAAAAGATTTAAGGCTCTTTTTTTAGCAAGATCCAATGCTTCGCTTTCGTTACCATCCAAGGAAGATACAACTACTTGATAAGTAGAAGAACTGATAAAACCTTCGGTTGCTTTAACAAATTGGTCATCTTCAGTCGGAGCGGATTCCTCTACTACATTCTTAGATGTTTCTTTTTTAGGTTCTTCCGTTTGAGGTGTTTTACATACGGAGATGAGAGAAACGATTAGTAATGCGAAAATCGTTTTTGTATGCATAGCGTTAGATTCCTTCGTTATGGAATTATTTTAGATTCTAAAGTTCGCTTGAGTAAATCCGCATCCACAACTCTAAAAACAAAAATGCAGCTTTTAGGGTCGCTATAATCTTCTCTGTATAAGAACAGTTTATCCAAAAGCCAAGCGAAAGAAGCTCGGTAGGTTAAATAATCAGCATTTACGATTTCCGTCTTCTTCTTTTCTTTTTTTTCTTCCGGAGCATCGTCTTCTACTGGGGTTTGTACGTTTTGGGTAGCGATAGATGCTGTACCCATAGGAGAATTAGACTTGGTTCGAACTGCTTGGGGAGGTCCAGGGGGCGCCTCATATTTGGGGACTGTTGAATTGACCCCGACCCCGATCCAAGTTTTTTTTTCTTCTGAGACTTGAGCCAATAGCAAGTTCACCGATATCTCGTCTCTTTTACGGATCGCTCTCGCCTTACAATCTTCTCTCAACGCTAATAAAGGTTTTTCCTGATTTGGGACCGGAACAGTTACCACTACTTGGAAATAATCGTGAGAAATAAAACCGGAGTCGCTTAGATTATCCCAAACCTTTCTTCTGTATTCAGGATCTGCAGGCTCGCAATGTACTAAAAAAAATGTCAGGAATAAGACCGACAAAACCCGCAACATAGTTCCTAGTTTAAAGCTCCCCTCTACAAAAACCAGCGGGATTTTTTCCCGGTATCTTCTGGACAACATAACTTTTAGGGGAAATCTTGTTGGTTATGTGGGAATATCTTTCCAAGTCAGTCATTTCTCGTTTCAGCTTTTTGTTTTTTACTCTTTGCATTTTTATAAACTTCGAAGCCTCGGCTAATGAAGACATCTTCTCGGAGATTCGAACTACTTTGGAATCCAGAGTGAAAAAGGTAACTTTGAAGAATGGGATCAGGCTTCTCATGATGAAAAGAGCCGATTCTCCTACAGTTGCAGTTTATACCAAATTTTTGGTAGGTGCTGCAGACGAAACTCCTGAGATTGCGGGAACCGCTCACCTTTTGGAGCATATGCTTTTTAAGGGTACTAAAAATATCGGTGTCACTGATGCCAAAAAAGAAAAAGTATATTTGGACCAGATCCGAGTTTGGGGAAAACGTTTAGATTCTTATCGTTTGCAAGAAAGAGAACTTGCTGCCAAAGGCGAGCCTGTTCCGGAACAACTCATCAAAGATAAAAATATCTTAGAAGTCAGATTTAAAAATCTGCTGGAACTCCATCGTAAGTTTGTGGTTTCGAACGAAGACTCTTACATCTACGAGAAGAATGGAGGCACTGGCTTTAATGCATATACTACCAACGATGTAACAAATTACCAAATTTTACTTCCCGCAAATAGATTAGAGATCTGGGCAAAACTGGAATCGGATAGATTAAAAGATCCTATATTACGAGAATATTATACTGAAAGGGATGTGGTCCTGGAAGAACGCAGGATGAGAGTAGAGAACCAAGGAATGGGAATACTGAGAGAGAAATTTTTAGGAGCCGCTTTCCCAAAACATTCTTATGGAATGCCTGTAATCGGTTACGAATCGAATCTTCCTTTTTTGGACATTGATAAAACAGAAGAATTTTTCAAAAAGAATTATAGGCCTCATAAGATGGCCATCGGAATTGTAGGAGACTTAGATTTCGATAAGACAGAAAAATTAGTCCGAAAATATTTCGAAGATATTCCGGATGGACCTTCTCCAAAACTCTCTCATGAGTCAGAAAGTTTTGATCATGAAACTAGAAGAGTGACTGTAAAACATTCTTCCGGTCCTATGAAAGTGATGGGTTGGTTGACTCCCGCCTCCCCTCATCCTGATAAACCTGTTTTGGAATTAATAGATGCAGTCTTATCCCAAGGCGAGACCGGAAGATTATACAAACGACTTGTGCTTAGAGACAAACTTGCACAAAGAGTTGCATGTTGGACAGGAGAGCCTGGAGAAAGATACCCAAGCCTTTTCGCAATTTATGTGAACAATGTAAGAGGCGCAGACCCGGATAAGATAGAATCTTCGATCTTGGAAGAAATTGAAACTCTCAAAAAAGAAGCGGTTACTATAGAAGAATTAGCGAAGATCAAAAATCAGATCGTTGCCGACTATATTAGGGGTTTGAATAGCAATTCTAAACTTGCGGATGTTCTTACTTATTATGAATTAGTGGCCGGGGATTGGACAGAAATTTTCGACGATTACGCGCGATTGGATAGAGTCACTCCGGAAGATATCATGAGAGTAACCCAGAAATATTTCACACCTCGAAATCTGACCATTGGCGATCTTATTAATTCTGACGGAGAGAAAAAATGAATATTCTAAAAAGATTAATTATCTCCGTTTCTATAATTCTTTTCTCCTTCGTTAGCTCTGAAGCTGCCCCTGGAGATTTCGTAAAAGACGTAAAGATTCCAGCCTTAGAATTTCATTTTCCTGAAATTAAAGAGATTGGAAAGGATTCGAATACTCGAATTTTGTATTTGGAAAACTCCGAGTTTCCGATCAAAACTCTGGAAATCACATTTTACGCAGGGCCTTCTTACTTTACTAAGACCTCTTTCGAGTTAGTCGAAATTTTTCCCGAGGCTTGGAAGAAGGGAGGAACAACCTCGCATCCTGGCGAAAGTTTTGCAGAAGTCTGGGAATCTTATGGCTCTAAGTTAAGAGTAGATTCTGATTTGGACACGGTAACTTTAACTTTTTCTTGGCTTTCCAGATATGACCAAGAATCCAAGGCACTGATCGCAGAATTTTTGAAGCAGCCAATTTTTGGAAAAGAAGCTTTCGAGATCGCAAGATTACAATTAAGCGAACAGATCAAAAGAAGAAACGATAATATTGTAGGTCTTGCTTTTAGAAAGGCAAATGAGCTTGTTTATCAAGGGAAAGTAAAAGGTAAGTCGCTTTCTCTGACAGCACTCGACGATTTAAAAGAAGAAGATCTAGAAGTATATTATAAAAATCAATTATTGAGTTCCAGACGTTCGATACTTATAAGTGGCAAGTGGAATCAGGAAGAGATCCCTCAATTTTTAGGAGATATTTTGCCCGCATTTTCGGGAACTCCGGTAATGGATTCCCAGGGTTCCAGTCCGGATGAGTTGAATAAAAATCTAAAGCAGAAAGAAATTAAGAATCTGATCATAGACAAGGACAATACTCAAAACGTGGTCTTATTCTTAGGAGTAGGACCTGCTCATAACGATAAAGATTTTTATGCAGTTCAGGTTTTGAATTATTTAGTGGGAGGTGGAGGATTTACTTCTTACTTCATGAGCAAAATCCGCTCGGACAAGGGGCTCGCTTACTCTTCTTCTAGTCATCCAGTGTTCGAAAAAGATCACTCAGTGATTTACTTTTTTACTCAGACAAAATCCAAAAGTACCATGGAAGTTTATAATCTCATGGGGGAAATTTTGGGAGATTCTACTTTCTCTAATATAAGTGAAGAAGAATTAAAAAATGCAAAAGAAGCGATTCTTAATAAATTTATCTTCTTATTTACCGACTCTGTAGAAATTCTTAGGAACGAAGTTCGATTTAGAGAACATAAAATGCCAAAGGATTATCTCAAAAATTATAGAGATAAAATCCAAAATGTTACTCTTGAAGATCTGAGAAGAGTTGGTAAAATATATTTTAGAAGAGATAAACTGACAGCAGTGATCTCTGGACCAAAATCTTCCGTCTCTTCTGAGCTACCTGGACAAAAAACGATCGGTCCGGAAGATCCGATCCCATAATGGATTGTAAGTTCGAACATAAGGGATATTTATTCGAAGGGATTTCGGAAGGAGGGATTCGCACCTCCATTGTAATGCCTCGTTTGAGTTTGATGTTCGATATAGGACATCAGAATCCGAACCGTATCAATATAGAGAGATTATTATTAACTCATGCGCATTTGGATCATTCTGCAGGAATCCCTTATTATATTTCGCAAAGGTCTTTACGTAAGTTAGGACCTCCTAAAATATATCTTCCTAAAACGTTAGAAGCTCCTATGAGAGAAATTTTATCTCTCTATTCTAAGATAGAAGATTTTCCTTACTCTTATGAGATGAAAGGATTGGAAGAAGGAGAAGAAATAGAAATAGATGCATACCATTTTTTTAAAGTATGGAAAACATTTCATAGAGTGGATTCCCAGGGTTATACAATCTATGAAAGAAAGAAAAAGTTAAGATCTGAGTTTATTGGATTAGATCGAAATGAACTTTTGAAAAAGAAAGAAGAAGGTATCGACGTTGACGAATTTCATTCTAAGCCTGTAGTCAGTTTTTCGGGAGATACCAAAATTGAATATGTGCTGACCCATAAGGATGTAGCAGAATCAGAAATCTTATTTTTAGAATGTACATATATAGATCATGAAAGGAATGTAGAGAATGCAAGAGAGTGGGGGCATATCCATCTGGATGAAATCTTACATCATATCTCCTCCTTTAAAAATGAAAAAATAGTCCTGATCCATTTTTCGAAACGTTATCCTCCTGCTTATATTCGAAAAATCTTATCTAAAAGACTCCCTCCCTCCGAAAGAGATAGGATACATCTTTTCCTCCCTGAATAATATGGCCTCTCAAAACCCTAAACAGAAATACGGGACTTCCATTTACAAGGAAGGGTTGGAAGATTGGATCCATTCAGAATTAATAAAACGTCCTTATGAATGGCTTGAGGATCTGGAGAAAAGAGCTTCTCAAAACAAATTTCCGGTGTTAACACCTGCATCGGGGGCGGTGCTCGCATTTTTAGCTTCTTCATGGGATCCGGATACAATTTTGGAGTTAGGGACCGGTTATGGGATCTCCTTAATCTGGCTTATCTCTGCAGTTAGAAAAGATACAAAGATCCAAACGGTGGATAGAGAAGTAGACTTCATTCAAGTGGCGAAAGAATTTTTTGCCAGGATAGAGCCCAACTCTAATCGAGTAGAATTTACAAATGCGGACTGTTCAGAGGTTGCAAAGGAATTTTTAGAACCTTCTTCCTCGGATCGGAAAGAACTGATATTTGTGGATTGTGATAAGATCCGTTATCCGGAAATTTTAGAGATGATCCTGGAAGGAGGTAAAACCAGAAATCTAAGAGTGATCTACGATAATGTACTTTGGCATGGAAGGATTGCCGATCCTGAAAACCAAGCATCTTCTGACCGGGCGGTGCGCCAATTATGGTCCCTAATCAAAAATTCTAAGATAGAATACACCTTATTCCCTGTTGGTGACGGAATATTATGTTTCGATTTTAAGCAATAAAAAGCTTGTTTGCTTCTTAAGCGTTGTGTTATATTACCGCGAAGGGTCGATCACATGACAAAAATTTCTTTCCCTCGGATCGTCGCGGTTCTTGCGGCATTCTTTATAATTTCGTACGGCGTATCAGCACAAAATAAACCTACAAGTAATGACGGTAAGGGTTCTACCTTGGCCAACGCGGCCGAAGATCCTAAATACCAGGGAGATTATTTGGAGGAATTTCATTTTGCCAGAACCTTGGATTCCACTCAGAACAAGATCAAAGGTGATTTAGGTGCTTTGGAAGTGGTGGTAAAAAATTTCGGATCTCAGGTATCTAACTCTCAACAGGACTTCGATACTATCTGGAAAAAATACAACGAAGCATATCGATATTCTTTAATGCGCAAATATGTTGTCGCTGGCCGTAAGATGAAAGAAACGGAAGACGAGACAAACAAGCTATATGGAAAATTCTCCGATCTTTATAACCAAAAAGTGGATCAGTTATTGGGAGAATGTGCGGATGCGATTGTTTCCATAGAGCAAAAGTCCGGACCTGGAGCCGCTGCAAAAGGGTATGCTGGAAGAGAAGTTTCCAATAACCAACACAAACTTCAGATTGCTTATTACCAATTTATCCAAGCGGAGAAGATGAGAAGGGACTCCAGATTTAAGGATAGCCTGATGCATCTTAGGATCGCAAAAGAATACGGAATTTCTATCCTCAGCAAATTGAAAACTGAAGAGGAAAGTAAAAATGTCCGGGAGAAATACAAAGTGGATTTAAGCGATAACCGCAATATGGTTTACGCAGAATCTAAACTTTAAAAGACCTCCAATCCGAAAACATTCGGATTCCTTCCTTGACGTATCACATGGGGATAACAGGCTGTGCCTGATATCCCCGGAGAAATAAATTTCCATACGTGATACGAAAAATTTTATTTATTCCATTATTGTTCATTTTTTCGTTCCCGGTTTCTTCTCAAGAAACAACCCCGAAAAGAACCTATAATATAGTTATAGATCCAGGCCATGGCGGTTTGGATTTAAAGCCTAAAGAAGAACACGGAGATAAATACGATCCTATCTCTAATAAATACCTGGAACCTTATAAAGC
This window encodes:
- a CDS encoding O-methyltransferase is translated as MASQNPKQKYGTSIYKEGLEDWIHSELIKRPYEWLEDLEKRASQNKFPVLTPASGAVLAFLASSWDPDTILELGTGYGISLIWLISAVRKDTKIQTVDREVDFIQVAKEFFARIEPNSNRVEFTNADCSEVAKEFLEPSSSDRKELIFVDCDKIRYPEILEMILEGGKTRNLRVIYDNVLWHGRIADPENQASSDRAVRQLWSLIKNSKIEYTLFPVGDGILCFDFKQ